In Candidatus Roseilinea sp., one DNA window encodes the following:
- the cobD gene encoding cobalamin biosynthesis protein CobD gives MILIAFLLDALFGEPPTRLHPVVWMGQLLRYMQAHLPRTFIAGAAAWLFGASLVTGAAWLLQSIAGAFLPPMLATVAMGIMLKPLFAWRALRAAVLEIACAETLDEKRRLLSWHLVSRDTRNLSAGEVNGATIESLAENLSDSLVAPLLYGVVGGLPLAALYRFANTADAMWGYRTPELERFGKWAARADDVLNFVPARLTALLLLAMAQPLGLDARSAWRVWRRDGRRTPSPNAGQPMSVAAGALRVNLTKRGLYSLGSEFPLPDDATVTRALRWTTVTAWVAVLLAQAAEYVLVQARYA, from the coding sequence ATGATCCTGATCGCCTTTTTGCTGGATGCGCTGTTCGGCGAGCCGCCGACACGCCTGCATCCGGTGGTGTGGATGGGTCAACTGCTCCGATACATGCAAGCCCATCTGCCCAGGACGTTCATCGCAGGTGCGGCAGCCTGGCTGTTTGGCGCATCGCTCGTCACCGGCGCCGCCTGGCTGTTGCAATCCATCGCCGGCGCTTTCTTGCCGCCGATGCTGGCGACCGTTGCGATGGGCATCATGCTCAAGCCGCTTTTTGCGTGGCGTGCGCTGCGCGCAGCCGTGTTGGAGATCGCTTGCGCCGAGACGCTGGACGAGAAGCGGCGCCTGTTGTCGTGGCATCTGGTCAGCCGCGACACGCGCAACCTGAGCGCGGGCGAGGTGAACGGCGCGACGATTGAATCGCTGGCCGAGAATCTCTCCGACTCGCTGGTTGCGCCGTTGTTGTATGGTGTAGTGGGCGGCCTGCCGCTGGCCGCGCTCTACCGCTTCGCTAACACTGCCGACGCCATGTGGGGCTACCGCACGCCGGAGCTGGAGCGGTTCGGCAAATGGGCGGCCCGCGCCGATGACGTGCTGAACTTCGTGCCGGCCCGGCTGACGGCGCTCCTATTGTTGGCGATGGCTCAGCCGCTGGGTCTGGACGCGCGCAGTGCCTGGCGCGTGTGGCGGCGCGATGGGCGCCGCACGCCCTCGCCGAATGCCGGCCAGCCGATGAGCGTGGCGGCCGGCGCGCTGCGGGTCAACCTGACCAAGCGCGGGCTGTACTCGCTCGGCAGCGAATTTCCCTTGCCCGATGACGCAACTGTGACGCGAGCGCTGCGCTGGACGACCGTCACCGCATGGGTTGCCGTGCTGTTGGCTCAGGCCGCAGAATATGTGTTGGTGCAGGCACGCTATGCCTAA
- a CDS encoding cobyrinic acid a,c-diamide synthase produces MFNLLREMFDGSPLSPALLIAAPSSGSGKTTVTAGLIAALVARGLRVAPFKVGPDYIDPSLLAQAAGRPCHNLDAWMLDEEALRALFARRMRDADIAVIEGVMGLFDGIAGDDDTGSAAHIARLLGAPVILVLDAQAMARTVAAIVHGLSTFDPRVNVAGVIFNRVGSPTHAAMLREAVEQHLAVRVLGSLPRHAQLALPERHLGLIPAAEHNAATWVAAAREAVEAGVDVDGLVALARVRPPQLALPASAEAMHPSPADLPPEDRTPSQRPVIAVARDEAFSFLYPDNLELLEAAGAALACFSPLHDERLPDRTGAVILCGGFPELYAAQLAGNAAMRAAIAQAAANSMPIYAECGGLMYLCEALVDQAGAIHPMCGVLPGRSVMTARLTLGYRLARAPRDNWLWRRGETIRGHEFHYSTWQKPDQGPEPAYTLLPVRYQKEAQPDGAQVHNVIASYLHLHFLSKPELAARFVQAARRWSSAGQSEGHP; encoded by the coding sequence TTGTTCAACCTTCTCAGGGAGATGTTCGACGGATCGCCCTTGTCGCCTGCGCTGTTGATCGCAGCACCGTCCAGCGGCAGCGGCAAGACCACGGTCACGGCCGGCCTCATCGCTGCCCTGGTCGCGCGTGGGCTGCGGGTAGCGCCCTTCAAAGTCGGGCCGGACTACATTGATCCTTCGCTCCTGGCGCAGGCTGCCGGACGACCCTGCCACAACCTGGATGCCTGGATGTTGGACGAGGAGGCGTTGCGCGCGCTGTTTGCGCGTCGCATGCGCGACGCCGACATCGCCGTGATCGAAGGCGTAATGGGACTGTTCGACGGCATCGCAGGCGATGACGATACCGGCAGCGCGGCCCACATCGCACGGTTGCTCGGCGCGCCGGTCATCCTCGTGCTGGATGCGCAAGCGATGGCGCGCACGGTTGCGGCCATCGTGCACGGGCTGAGCACCTTCGACCCACGGGTGAACGTCGCCGGCGTGATCTTCAACCGCGTGGGCAGCCCAACCCACGCCGCCATGTTGCGCGAGGCGGTCGAGCAACACCTGGCCGTGCGGGTGCTCGGCAGCCTGCCGCGCCACGCGCAACTTGCCTTGCCGGAGCGTCACCTGGGCCTGATCCCGGCCGCCGAGCACAATGCTGCGACCTGGGTTGCGGCCGCGCGCGAGGCGGTGGAGGCGGGGGTGGATGTGGATGGGCTGGTTGCGCTGGCGCGCGTTCGGCCACCGCAGCTCGCGCTTCCCGCTTCAGCAGAGGCAATGCACCCATCACCGGCCGATCTTCCACCAGAAGATCGAACGCCGTCGCAACGGCCGGTCATTGCCGTGGCCCGCGACGAAGCTTTCAGCTTTTTGTATCCCGACAACCTGGAGCTGCTGGAGGCGGCCGGCGCAGCGCTGGCCTGCTTCAGCCCGTTGCATGACGAGCGACTCCCCGATCGCACCGGCGCAGTCATCTTGTGCGGCGGCTTCCCCGAGCTATATGCCGCGCAACTGGCCGGCAACGCGGCTATGCGGGCGGCCATTGCGCAGGCCGCGGCAAACAGCATGCCGATTTACGCCGAATGCGGCGGGCTGATGTATCTGTGCGAGGCACTGGTGGACCAGGCAGGCGCCATCCACCCCATGTGCGGAGTGCTGCCCGGCCGCTCGGTCATGACTGCACGGCTGACCCTGGGCTATCGTCTGGCTCGCGCGCCGCGGGACAACTGGTTGTGGCGCCGCGGTGAGACCATCCGCGGCCACGAGTTTCACTACTCGACCTGGCAGAAGCCCGACCAGGGGCCGGAGCCAGCCTACACCCTGCTGCCGGTGCGCTATCAGAAGGAAGCGCAGCCCGACGGCGCACAAGTGCACAACGTGATCGCTTCTTACCTGCACCTCCACTTCCTGAGCAAGCCGGAGCTGGCGGCGCGGTTCGTGCAGGCGGCCCGCCGATGGTCGAGCGCCGGCCAATCCGAAGGTCACCCATGA
- a CDS encoding adenosylcobinamide amidohydrolase, protein MPGVRLYRLPTVLHVESEHALSCLSSAVLGGGLLRTHHILNLGVPADYQCGNHLADLQHAARQRNIIGPFVGMLTAARIADAQVVVERDDVATVAAIVTLGISHPTAAGVSQSARRAGPGTINTIVLVDGKLSPAAQVNAVITATEAKSLVMAECSVRTPEGHLASGTGSDALVVASTERGAHFEYGGPISHVGAMIGRAVRAATLNAVFVWHARRQTAQTEHIATSG, encoded by the coding sequence ATGCCCGGCGTACGCCTGTATCGCTTGCCGACCGTCCTGCACGTCGAGAGCGAACATGCGCTGAGCTGTCTCAGCTCGGCCGTTCTGGGGGGCGGCTTGTTGCGCACACATCACATCCTCAACTTAGGCGTGCCGGCCGACTATCAATGCGGCAACCATCTGGCCGACCTGCAACACGCTGCGCGGCAGCGCAACATCATCGGCCCGTTCGTCGGCATGCTCACGGCCGCGCGCATTGCGGATGCTCAAGTGGTCGTCGAACGCGATGATGTTGCAACGGTGGCCGCCATCGTCACGCTGGGCATCAGCCATCCGACCGCCGCCGGTGTAAGCCAGAGCGCCCGGCGCGCCGGCCCAGGCACGATCAACACCATCGTGCTGGTAGACGGCAAATTGTCGCCCGCCGCGCAGGTGAATGCCGTAATCACGGCAACCGAGGCCAAGAGTCTGGTCATGGCCGAGTGCAGTGTGCGCACGCCCGAAGGCCACCTGGCCAGCGGCACCGGCAGCGATGCGCTCGTCGTCGCCAGCACCGAACGCGGCGCGCACTTTGAATACGGCGGCCCGATCTCACACGTTGGCGCAATGATCGGCCGGGCGGTGCGCGCCGCGACGCTCAATGCGGTGTTCGTGTGGCACGCGCGCCGGCAAACCGCCCAAACCGAGCACATCGCCACATCCGGTTAA
- the cobQ gene encoding cobyric acid synthase — translation MIMGCTSSAGKSFLVTALCRHFANRGIRVAPFKAQNMSNNAAVTPDGLEIGRAQYVQALAARVKPEARMQPVLLKPQGDTHSQVVVLGRYDPVITATPWLARKPLLWDVVRESLHALLRDFELVVIEGAGSPAEVNLRDSDIVNMRVALEANADVYLVADIDRGGAFAHLLGTFLCLEPREQALIKGFVLNKFRGDPALLGNAMDWLRERTGVPTVAIVPMIPHMLPEEDDIQAIARRGAPCKAQVRLALLTYPYASNFDEFDPLLHEEGVALVPVREREPLDDYDAILLPGSKNTVASLRYLLRTGLAAEITRAARHGVMIYGICGGMQMLGIALRDPHHLEDGDMAGLGLLDVTTELLPHKITRQRTARWLEGGEVTGYEIHHGITHAGSRARPHLGDNLGWQQDNVIGVYLHDIFKNTAYRQWWLSSLGWRGQAQDWHARMDAELDRVAREVMACGWVNLLSCRA, via the coding sequence ATGATCATGGGCTGCACCAGCAGCGCGGGCAAGTCGTTCCTGGTCACGGCCCTGTGTCGTCATTTTGCCAATCGGGGCATCCGCGTGGCGCCCTTCAAGGCGCAGAACATGAGCAACAACGCCGCGGTCACGCCCGACGGCCTGGAGATCGGCCGCGCCCAATACGTGCAGGCGCTGGCTGCGCGCGTCAAGCCGGAGGCGCGCATGCAGCCGGTGCTGCTCAAGCCCCAGGGCGACACCCACTCGCAGGTCGTCGTGCTGGGCCGCTACGACCCGGTCATCACCGCCACGCCGTGGCTGGCGCGCAAGCCGTTGCTGTGGGACGTGGTGCGCGAGAGCCTACATGCGCTGTTGCGCGACTTCGAGCTGGTGGTGATCGAAGGCGCCGGCAGCCCGGCCGAAGTGAACCTGCGCGATAGCGACATCGTCAACATGCGCGTGGCGTTGGAGGCAAACGCCGACGTGTATCTCGTGGCCGATATTGACCGCGGCGGCGCTTTTGCTCACTTGCTCGGCACTTTCTTGTGCCTGGAGCCGCGTGAGCAAGCATTAATCAAAGGCTTCGTGTTGAACAAGTTTCGCGGCGATCCGGCGCTGCTGGGCAACGCCATGGACTGGCTGCGCGAGCGCACCGGCGTGCCCACCGTGGCCATCGTGCCGATGATTCCCCATATGTTGCCCGAAGAAGACGACATTCAGGCCATCGCCCGGCGTGGCGCGCCTTGCAAGGCGCAGGTCAGGCTGGCGCTGCTGACCTACCCCTACGCAAGCAACTTCGACGAGTTCGATCCGCTGCTGCACGAGGAGGGCGTAGCGCTGGTGCCGGTGCGCGAGCGCGAACCGCTAGATGATTACGACGCGATCCTCCTGCCCGGCAGCAAGAACACCGTTGCCAGCCTCAGGTATCTGCTGCGCACCGGCTTGGCCGCCGAGATCACCCGCGCGGCCCGGCACGGCGTGATGATCTACGGCATCTGCGGCGGCATGCAGATGCTCGGCATCGCGCTGCGCGACCCTCACCATCTAGAAGACGGCGACATGGCCGGGCTAGGCCTGCTGGACGTGACTACCGAGCTGTTGCCGCACAAGATCACTCGCCAGCGCACCGCGCGCTGGCTGGAGGGCGGCGAGGTGACCGGCTATGAGATTCATCACGGCATTACTCATGCGGGCAGCCGCGCCCGGCCTCACCTCGGCGACAACCTGGGTTGGCAGCAGGACAACGTCATCGGCGTGTATCTGCACGACATCTTCAAGAACACAGCCTACCGGCAGTGGTGGTTGTCGTCCTTGGGCTGGCGCGGCCAGGCACAAGATTGGCACGCCCGGATGGACGCAGAACTCGATCGCGTGGCGCGGGAAGTAATGGCGTGTGGATGGGTCAACTTGCTCTCTTGCCGCGCTTGA
- a CDS encoding biotin transporter BioY — translation MTILSYPTLAHKLLPRVGLGYDLALILLGSWLVALMSQFTIPLQPVPITGQTFGVLLVGAALGWRRGALALVAYLLQGAAGLPFFAGGASGIARLIGPTGGYLIGFVFAAALTGWLSERGWDRRFLSTLFAMALGNAVIYLLGLPWLAQTVGWERAMAVGLLPFLPGDALKAVLAALMLPGAWAIIQGRKGQKEGLLQHRSE, via the coding sequence GTGACTATCCTCTCATATCCCACCTTAGCCCACAAGCTGCTGCCGCGCGTTGGACTGGGGTACGACCTCGCGCTGATCCTGCTCGGGAGCTGGCTGGTGGCGCTGATGTCACAATTCACCATCCCGCTTCAACCGGTGCCGATCACCGGACAGACGTTCGGCGTACTGCTGGTCGGTGCAGCGCTTGGCTGGCGTCGCGGGGCGTTGGCGCTGGTCGCCTACTTGTTGCAGGGCGCAGCCGGGTTGCCCTTCTTCGCCGGTGGGGCATCGGGGATTGCGCGCCTGATCGGCCCGACCGGTGGCTATCTGATCGGCTTCGTATTTGCTGCCGCGCTGACCGGTTGGCTCAGCGAGCGCGGCTGGGATCGGCGCTTCCTCAGCACGCTCTTTGCCATGGCGCTGGGCAACGCGGTGATCTACTTACTAGGGTTGCCGTGGCTTGCCCAGACGGTTGGCTGGGAGCGCGCGATGGCCGTGGGCCTGCTCCCTTTCTTGCCGGGAGATGCGCTCAAGGCGGTGCTGGCCGCGCTCATGCTCCCAGGCGCGTGGGCGATCATCCAAGGACGCAAAGGTCAAAAGGAGGGACTATTGCAGCATAGGAGTGAGTGA
- a CDS encoding cob(I)alamin adenosyltransferase: protein MMTNMEPTDSTESRPTDRFGIELANTPLRSDPEREAKRKAARDSHRPKGLVIVNTGKGKGKTTAALGILLRAWGRNMRVGGVQFFKHEKSSYGELKALEKMGIALTPMGDGFTWTSKNLDETQAKALHGWEVAKQKIASGEYDVFLLDEFTYVMHFGWLDANEVVAWLAAHKPPMTHVIITGRDAPEALIAFADLVTEMREVKHPYRDQGIRAQPGIEF from the coding sequence ATGATGACAAACATGGAACCGACCGACTCGACCGAGTCTCGACCTACCGACCGCTTCGGCATCGAGCTGGCCAACACGCCTCTGCGCAGCGACCCCGAACGCGAAGCCAAGCGCAAAGCCGCGCGAGACAGCCACCGGCCCAAAGGCCTGGTGATCGTCAACACCGGCAAGGGCAAGGGCAAGACGACAGCTGCGCTGGGCATCCTGTTGCGGGCTTGGGGCCGCAACATGCGCGTCGGCGGCGTGCAATTCTTCAAGCACGAGAAGTCGTCCTACGGCGAGCTGAAGGCCCTGGAGAAGATGGGCATCGCGCTGACGCCCATGGGCGACGGCTTCACGTGGACGAGCAAAAACCTGGACGAGACGCAGGCCAAAGCCCTGCACGGGTGGGAGGTAGCCAAGCAGAAGATCGCCAGCGGCGAATACGACGTGTTCCTGTTGGACGAGTTCACCTACGTGATGCACTTCGGCTGGCTGGATGCCAACGAAGTAGTGGCCTGGCTGGCCGCGCACAAGCCTCCCATGACCCACGTCATCATCACCGGCCGCGACGCGCCCGAAGCGCTGATCGCGTTCGCCGATCTGGTCACCGAGATGCGCGAGGTGAAGCACCCCTACCGCGATCAGGGCATCCGCGCCCAACCCGGTATCGAGTTCTGA
- a CDS encoding bifunctional ADP-dependent (S)-NAD(P)H-hydrate dehydratase/NAD(P)H-hydrate epimerase, which yields MEILSVAEMREVERLADAHGLSYAQMMQNAGNGAAAVILQRLSAFQVASPRVLVLVGPGNNGGDGLVCATALAKAGVTVQCYLLKPRGEDDPVHAAAHAQGIFMANAQNDMRLRVLHQMVAHANVIVDALLGTGVSRPVEGTLREVLREVAWRRRGDKGTRGQGDRETRGQGDKETRGQGDGETGRQGDLSARPLVIALDGPTGMNYDTGALDPATVSADLTITFHAPKRGHYCFPAAGACGELVVVPIGIEGLEMGDWRLLADLPSPISNLQLADDVLVRALLPSRKLDANKGTFGRVAVVGGCGDYIGAPGLAARAAYRVGAGLVALAVPEAIKPSVAAACNEAIFITLPETTDRHVPVALPRINAWLAGVKGGAALVLGPGIGQAHETGEFIAGLLDALKSGRVESKGLVCDADALNSLAHMPDWPVRLPAMTILTPHAGEMARLAQTTIAEIQSDRIGNALRYADAWGHVVVLKGAHTVIAAPGHRGVVLPFANPAMATAGTGDVLAGCIAGLLAQGLSPFDAAVCGAYLHGAAGERWRKAHGDAGMLASDLLTLLPMAQWANRRVE from the coding sequence TTCCAGGTCGCCAGCCCGCGCGTGCTGGTGCTGGTAGGTCCGGGCAACAACGGCGGCGACGGCTTGGTGTGTGCGACAGCGCTGGCGAAGGCCGGCGTGACCGTGCAGTGCTATCTGCTCAAGCCGCGCGGCGAAGACGATCCGGTCCATGCCGCAGCGCACGCGCAAGGCATCTTCATGGCCAATGCGCAGAACGATATGCGCTTGCGCGTGCTGCATCAGATGGTGGCGCACGCAAACGTGATCGTGGATGCTTTGCTGGGCACCGGTGTATCGCGGCCGGTCGAGGGCACGTTGCGTGAGGTGTTGCGCGAGGTGGCCTGGCGTAGACGGGGGGACAAGGGGACAAGGGGACAAGGGGACAGGGAGACAAGGGGACAAGGAGACAAGGAGACAAGGGGACAGGGAGACGGGGAGACAGGGAGACAAGGGGATCTTTCTGCGCGTCCGCTCGTGATTGCGCTCGATGGGCCGACCGGTATGAACTATGACACCGGCGCGCTCGATCCGGCAACCGTGTCCGCCGACCTGACGATCACCTTTCATGCGCCGAAGCGCGGGCACTATTGCTTCCCGGCAGCAGGCGCATGTGGTGAGTTGGTGGTCGTGCCGATCGGCATCGAGGGATTGGAGATGGGAGATTGGAGATTGCTCGCTGATCTCCCATCTCCCATCTCTAATCTCCAACTCGCTGATGATGTGCTGGTGCGCGCGCTTTTGCCCTCGCGGAAACTCGACGCGAACAAAGGCACGTTTGGCCGAGTGGCCGTCGTCGGTGGTTGCGGCGATTACATCGGCGCGCCGGGGCTGGCCGCGCGGGCGGCCTATCGCGTTGGCGCGGGGCTGGTTGCGCTGGCCGTGCCGGAAGCAATCAAGCCGAGCGTGGCCGCAGCGTGCAACGAAGCAATCTTCATCACGCTGCCCGAGACGACCGACCGGCACGTGCCTGTAGCGTTGCCGCGGATCAACGCATGGCTCGCAGGGGTCAAGGGCGGTGCGGCACTGGTGCTGGGTCCCGGCATCGGCCAGGCGCACGAGACAGGCGAGTTCATCGCCGGCCTACTCGATGCGCTCAAGTCGGGGCGCGTCGAATCGAAGGGGCTGGTGTGCGACGCCGACGCGCTCAACTCGCTGGCGCACATGCCTGATTGGCCGGTGCGCTTGCCCGCGATGACTATCCTCACACCACACGCAGGCGAGATGGCGCGGCTGGCGCAGACCACAATCGCCGAAATTCAGTCCGACCGCATCGGCAACGCGCTGAGGTATGCCGATGCCTGGGGGCACGTCGTCGTGCTCAAGGGGGCGCACACGGTAATCGCCGCGCCGGGCCATCGCGGTGTGGTGTTGCCCTTCGCCAATCCGGCCATGGCGACGGCGGGGACGGGCGATGTGCTGGCCGGCTGCATCGCCGGCTTGCTGGCGCAGGGTCTGTCGCCGTTCGACGCAGCCGTGTGCGGCGCATACCTGCACGGCGCAGCGGGCGAGCGCTGGCGCAAAGCGCACGGCGACGCCGGCATGCTGGCGAGCGATCTGCTGACCCTGCTGCCCATGGCCCAATGGGCCAACAGGCGGGTCGAGTAG
- a CDS encoding histidinol-phosphate aminotransferase: protein MRPATADLFIHGGPQGPDDALLDFSVSTNPLGPNLGLVQVWRDAPLDRYPDPHYTRARQALAAWHDWDPEGVVLGVGASELLHRLARLLVRPGETVLCLGAPFGEFARGVALQGGRLRVLPRDDNGLRACLDAKDARVLYLSNPHNPTGHYLDLNRLRAFDGVVIADEAYLPFVADPIAVSPWPGLVRVHSPGKAHGLLGMRMAYALAEPSLARRLRDLQPAWAIPSSLAAALEALPTQGDFLAQTLPTVRQWARTLSRTLSGSDAGLHFFTVNVGSAAEAVAALREWGIRVRDCTSFGHPHLVRVATRTPEDNQKLIEAWQTLQLPHAAISRS from the coding sequence ATGCGCCCAGCAACGGCTGACCTATTTATCCACGGCGGCCCGCAAGGCCCCGACGACGCGCTGCTCGACTTCAGCGTGAGCACCAATCCACTCGGCCCCAACCTCGGGTTGGTGCAGGTATGGCGTGATGCGCCGCTCGATCGCTATCCCGACCCACACTACACTCGGGCGCGGCAGGCTCTGGCGGCGTGGCACGACTGGGACCCCGAAGGTGTAGTGCTCGGCGTGGGCGCCAGCGAGTTGCTCCACCGCCTGGCGCGTCTGCTTGTCCGCCCCGGGGAGACGGTGCTTTGCCTCGGCGCCCCCTTCGGCGAGTTTGCGCGTGGGGTGGCCCTTCAAGGTGGGCGGTTGCGTGTGCTACCCCGGGACGACAATGGGCTGCGCGCCTGTCTGGACGCGAAGGATGCGCGCGTGCTCTACCTCTCCAATCCGCACAACCCCACCGGCCACTACCTCGACCTCAATCGGCTGCGCGCCTTCGACGGCGTGGTGATCGCCGACGAGGCTTATCTGCCCTTTGTTGCCGATCCAATTGCCGTCTCGCCGTGGCCGGGCCTGGTGCGGGTGCACTCGCCGGGCAAGGCACACGGCCTGCTGGGGATGCGCATGGCTTATGCGCTGGCCGAGCCATCGCTGGCGCGCCGGCTGCGCGACCTGCAGCCGGCTTGGGCCATCCCTTCATCGCTGGCAGCCGCGCTGGAAGCGTTGCCGACGCAGGGGGACTTTCTGGCGCAGACCTTGCCGACGGTGCGTCAATGGGCACGCACCCTGTCCCGAACCCTGAGCGGCAGCGATGCCGGCCTGCACTTCTTTACCGTGAACGTTGGGAGCGCGGCTGAGGCTGTGGCAGCGTTACGCGAGTGGGGCATCCGCGTGCGCGATTGCACATCCTTTGGCCACCCTCACCTCGTGCGCGTCGCCACGCGCACACCGGAGGACAACCAGAAGCTGATCGAAGCATGGCAGACCCTTCAACTCCCCCACGCCGCTATAAGCCGATCATGA
- a CDS encoding phosphoglycerate mutase codes for MTTLTLIRHARSVHNADGRIQGRTDSPLDDVGRAQAVALAQALADCAFDLLLTSPQSRALETANAIAALHPSLPVRVDDRLREHDAGDFTGLDADQMRARTHSGATDLHVLEWQSPNGEDAVQLRARVQSLLGDIQASHPRDAHLVIVSHGTVLNALLLLALRLPPTSRQVFSFDNASISELAWQDSYWRVRRLNVCPSVAHEGLS; via the coding sequence ATGACGACGCTCACGCTCATTCGTCACGCGCGCAGCGTCCACAATGCTGACGGACGTATCCAGGGCCGCACCGATTCGCCGCTGGACGATGTCGGTCGGGCGCAAGCGGTAGCCCTGGCACAGGCGCTGGCCGATTGCGCCTTCGATCTGCTGCTGACTAGCCCGCAGTCGCGCGCGCTGGAAACCGCAAACGCCATCGCCGCACTCCACCCGTCGCTACCCGTGCGCGTGGACGATCGGCTGCGCGAACACGACGCCGGCGATTTCACCGGCCTCGATGCAGACCAGATGCGGGCGCGCACCCACTCCGGCGCAACCGATCTACATGTACTCGAATGGCAATCGCCCAACGGCGAAGATGCGGTTCAACTGCGGGCGCGCGTGCAGTCACTGCTGGGTGACATTCAGGCGTCACACCCACGCGATGCGCATCTCGTCATCGTTTCACACGGCACGGTGCTGAATGCGCTGTTGCTGCTGGCGCTGAGGTTACCGCCCACATCGCGGCAGGTGTTCTCCTTCGACAACGCCTCGATTAGCGAACTGGCCTGGCAGGATAGCTATTGGCGGGTGCGCCGGTTAAATGTTTGTCCTTCTGTGGCGCACGAAGGGCTATCATGA
- the metK gene encoding S-adenosylmethionine synthase, which yields MNSPQLFFTSESVTEGHPDKMCDQISDAVLDACLAQDPLSRVACETAVKTGFVLCLGEITTRAFINFDQLVRQVVKEIGFDCSDKGFDGNTCGVQVAIASQSPDIAQGVDAALEVRDGGSEDEIERIGAGDQGMMFGFACNETPELMPMPIALAHRLARRLSEARKSGELPWLRPDGKTQVTVEYRFGKPARIDTVLVSTQHAPEVSQEEINQAVTDRIIMPALPPEMLNGKIKIYTNPTGRFVVGGPMGDAGLTGRKIIVDTYGGMGRHGGGAFSGKDPTKVDRSAAYACRWVAKNVVAAGLADRCEVQVAYAIGMARPLSINVETFGTGKVSDEKIIKAIREVFDLRPGAIIRDLNLRRPIYRQTAAYGHFGRTDVDLPWEHTDRAEALRAAAM from the coding sequence ATGAACTCACCCCAGCTCTTCTTCACCTCCGAATCGGTGACGGAAGGGCATCCCGACAAGATGTGCGACCAGATCTCGGATGCGGTGCTCGACGCCTGCCTGGCGCAGGATCCACTGAGCCGCGTGGCGTGTGAAACCGCGGTCAAGACCGGCTTCGTGCTGTGCCTTGGAGAGATCACGACGCGCGCTTTCATCAACTTCGACCAACTGGTGCGCCAGGTCGTCAAAGAGATCGGGTTCGACTGCTCCGATAAAGGGTTCGACGGCAACACCTGCGGCGTGCAGGTGGCTATCGCCAGCCAGTCGCCGGACATCGCTCAGGGGGTGGACGCGGCGCTCGAGGTGCGCGACGGCGGCAGCGAGGACGAGATCGAACGCATCGGCGCCGGCGACCAAGGCATGATGTTCGGGTTTGCCTGCAACGAGACGCCGGAGCTAATGCCAATGCCGATTGCACTCGCCCACCGGCTCGCGCGGCGGCTGAGCGAGGCGCGCAAAAGCGGCGAGCTGCCCTGGCTGCGGCCCGACGGCAAGACCCAGGTGACCGTGGAATATCGCTTCGGCAAGCCGGCGCGCATTGACACCGTGCTGGTCAGCACCCAGCATGCGCCGGAAGTCAGCCAGGAAGAAATCAACCAGGCGGTCACCGATCGCATCATCATGCCGGCATTGCCGCCGGAGATGCTGAACGGCAAGATCAAGATCTACACCAACCCGACCGGCCGTTTCGTCGTCGGCGGGCCGATGGGCGACGCCGGCCTGACCGGCCGCAAGATCATCGTGGACACCTACGGCGGCATGGGGCGACACGGCGGCGGCGCGTTCAGCGGTAAAGACCCGACCAAAGTAGACCGCTCGGCGGCGTATGCTTGCCGCTGGGTTGCGAAGAACGTCGTGGCAGCCGGACTCGCCGACCGCTGCGAGGTCCAGGTCGCCTACGCCATCGGCATGGCCCGCCCGCTCTCGATCAACGTCGAGACGTTCGGCACCGGCAAGGTGAGCGACGAGAAGATCATCAAAGCGATCCGGGAAGTCTTCGACCTGCGCCCCGGCGCGATCATCCGCGATCTGAACCTGCGCCGGCCGATCTACCGCCAAACGGCTGCCTATGGACACTTCGGCCGCACCGATGTAGATCTGCCCTGGGAGCACACCGACCGTGCCGAGGCCTTGCGCGCAGCAGCAATGTGA
- a CDS encoding Fis family transcriptional regulator, translating into MSIPFATPEWVAAFKDAINASAAYREAAKTWEGDFWFIVEPEAGQPDGERKLMYLDLWHGECREAFLAQDESERNPEFRIWAPAKNWRRVINREIDPIKALMTNQLKLKGNFAKIMRSVRAAQELVLCAASVPTQFD; encoded by the coding sequence ATGAGCATCCCGTTTGCGACACCGGAATGGGTAGCCGCGTTCAAAGACGCGATCAACGCCAGCGCCGCCTATCGCGAAGCCGCCAAGACGTGGGAAGGCGACTTCTGGTTCATCGTCGAGCCGGAAGCCGGCCAGCCCGACGGCGAACGCAAGCTGATGTACCTCGATCTGTGGCACGGCGAGTGCCGCGAGGCGTTCCTGGCGCAAGACGAGAGCGAACGCAACCCCGAGTTTCGTATCTGGGCGCCGGCCAAGAACTGGCGTCGCGTCATCAACCGCGAAATTGATCCCATCAAGGCACTCATGACCAACCAGCTCAAGCTGAAGGGTAACTTCGCCAAGATCATGCGCAGTGTGCGCGCCGCGCAGGAGCTGGTGTTGTGCGCCGCCAGTGTGCCGACGCAGTTCGACTGA